A single region of the Pseudomonas sp. B21-023 genome encodes:
- a CDS encoding DUF4157 domain-containing protein has protein sequence MKFASTLLGLLLALPAVAQDSCPTGQYQVCLVVCFCAPIDPNQGGQVLQDVERMATGSLVFALRQARDEAAANGTQPIPLHIRAQLEPWYDFAVLDAARYRIGNEQQISAANALLQNPDVNAVTLIDTVIFRRPADAEDNVALWAHELKHVQQYQALGVEGFAQQYTRDYQALEGPAYEIEAKVAKALREKAAGGPR, from the coding sequence ATGAAGTTCGCTAGCACGCTGCTGGGCCTGCTGCTGGCCTTGCCCGCCGTCGCCCAGGACAGCTGCCCGACCGGGCAGTACCAGGTCTGCCTGGTGGTGTGTTTCTGCGCGCCCATCGACCCCAACCAAGGAGGCCAGGTGCTGCAGGATGTCGAGCGCATGGCCACCGGCAGCTTGGTGTTCGCCCTGCGCCAGGCCCGCGACGAAGCAGCCGCCAACGGCACGCAGCCGATTCCCCTGCATATCCGCGCCCAGCTCGAACCCTGGTACGACTTCGCCGTGCTCGACGCGGCGCGCTACCGGATCGGCAACGAACAGCAGATCAGCGCCGCCAACGCACTACTGCAGAACCCGGACGTCAACGCCGTGACCCTGATCGACACGGTCATCTTCCGCCGCCCCGCCGATGCCGAGGACAACGTGGCATTGTGGGCCCATGAGCTCAAGCACGTGCAGCAGTATCAGGCGCTGGGCGTCGAGGGCTTCGCCCAGCAATACACCCGTGACTACCAGGCGCTGGAGGGGCCCGCCTACGAGATCGAGGCCAAGGTGGCCAAGGCGTTACGTGAAAAGGCCGCTGGCGGGCCGCGCTGA
- a CDS encoding TetR/AcrR family transcriptional regulator: MRYATDHKQQTREKLLSSSGALAKRGGFAATGVAGLMKAIGLTGGAFYNHFPSKDDLFSEIVRRELANSPLARLVERGTDRARLKRLLDQYLSLAHLHNAEGGCPLPPLGVEIARAERPVREQAEHWLLELHQAWSETLDDPDLAWALLSQCVGALVVGRMLASEPVQAQVLDASRKLVERVFDEVR, from the coding sequence ATGCGCTACGCCACCGACCACAAGCAACAGACCCGCGAAAAACTGCTGTCCAGCAGCGGCGCCCTGGCCAAGCGCGGCGGTTTCGCCGCCACTGGCGTGGCCGGGCTGATGAAGGCCATCGGCCTGACCGGCGGCGCCTTTTACAACCACTTCCCGTCCAAGGATGACCTGTTCAGCGAGATCGTCCGCCGCGAGCTGGCCAACAGCCCGCTGGCGCGCCTGGTCGAACGTGGCACCGACCGTGCGCGGCTCAAGCGCCTGCTCGACCAGTACCTGAGCCTGGCGCACCTGCACAATGCCGAAGGCGGATGCCCGTTGCCGCCACTGGGGGTGGAGATCGCCCGCGCTGAACGGCCGGTGCGCGAACAGGCCGAACACTGGCTGCTGGAATTGCACCAGGCCTGGAGCGAAACCCTGGATGACCCCGACCTGGCCTGGGCCTTGCTCAGCCAGTGTGTCGGCGCGCTGGTGGTGGGTCGCATGCTGGCCAGCGAACCTGTGCAGGCACAGGTGCTGGACGCCAGCCGCAAGCTGGTCGAGCGGGTTTTCGATGAAGTTCGCTAG
- a CDS encoding SDR family oxidoreductase has protein sequence MAEQQKVVLVIGAGDATGGEIAKRFAREGYVACVTRREAQKLQPLLAEIRAAGGQAHGFGSDARKEEEVAELVETIERDIGPIEAFVFNIGANVPCSILEETPRKYFKIWEMACFAGFLTAQAVARRMITREQGTILFTGATAGTRGAAGFAAFAGAKHGLRALAQSMARELGPRNIHVAHVVVDGAIDTAFIRDSFPERYALKDQDGILDPAHIADSYWFLHAQPRDAWTFELDLRPWMERW, from the coding sequence ATGGCAGAACAACAAAAAGTCGTGCTGGTGATCGGGGCGGGTGATGCCACCGGCGGCGAGATTGCCAAGCGTTTCGCCCGTGAGGGCTATGTCGCCTGTGTGACCCGGCGCGAGGCGCAGAAGCTGCAGCCGCTGCTCGCCGAGATTCGCGCCGCGGGCGGCCAGGCCCATGGCTTTGGCTCGGATGCGCGCAAGGAAGAGGAGGTCGCCGAGCTGGTGGAGACCATCGAGCGCGATATCGGCCCGATCGAGGCGTTCGTTTTCAACATTGGTGCCAATGTGCCGTGCAGCATCCTCGAGGAGACCCCGCGCAAGTACTTCAAGATCTGGGAAATGGCCTGCTTCGCCGGCTTTCTCACCGCCCAGGCGGTCGCCCGGCGCATGATCACCCGAGAGCAAGGCACCATCCTCTTCACCGGTGCCACCGCCGGCACCCGCGGCGCGGCCGGTTTCGCCGCCTTCGCCGGCGCCAAGCATGGCCTGCGCGCCCTGGCCCAGAGCATGGCGCGGGAACTGGGGCCACGGAACATCCATGTCGCCCATGTGGTGGTCGATGGTGCCATCGACACCGCCTTCATCCGCGACAGCTTCCCTGAACGCTACGCGCTCAAGGACCAGGACGGCATCCTCGATCCTGCGCATATCGCTGACAGTTACTGGTTCCTGCATGCGCAACCGCGTGATGCCTGGACCTTCGAGCTGGACCTGCGCCCGTGGATGGAGCGCTGGTAA